One window of Salegentibacter sp. Hel_I_6 genomic DNA carries:
- a CDS encoding efflux RND transporter permease subunit — protein sequence MVRFLLYKPIAVLMTTLAIIILGLVAWHYIPVSLMPDADIPEVTVQISADMSARELEGAVVRPLRNSLMRVNHLEDIKSETNNGSAIIRLIFEHGNKIDYSFIEVNEKIDRAMSDLPRDMERPRVIKASASDIPVFYLNLTLKDDLSTKEKGEISQKYIDFNRFVSGVIRKRIEQLPEVAMIDINGLIAPEILIVPDHNQMRALGIGINDLEAALKRQDVEIGSILVKDSQYQYNLRMAFNLENIRGIGNIYLNINDRLFQLKDLAQIREQPQKRSGLVLYNNQEAISMAIIKQGDIRMSALKESLKTSIDQMERDYPEIAFNIGRDQTKLLGESIGNLGRGLFWGISLAFLIMFFFLKDFRSPLLIGISVPVSLVVSLLFFYLLDISINIISISGLILGTGLMIDNAIIVIDNITQYRERGHSLSVSCEKGTNEVFKPLLSAVLTTCAVFVPLIFLSGMAGALFYDQALAIGIGLVVSLLVSTTLLPVLYRLLHLKNASGGVTLFSKNLNVWDYGSLYEKGFRFVMRRQAMMGLLCVLFLLVSVGLFLLLPKQKIPELTTTEKIFAIDWNESLNIEENKKRVMEMAGVWQEEIDNYNAQVGQQQFLMTKGAQATTSEAEIYVQAHSPGQLKEVQRKVNHFLQRYPGAVMEMEEVDNIFNLIFTTGEAPITARIQPTGHVSYPNGQLETLWGKLQKAFPNTPIEPLSWEEQITLKGDAAKMELYGITPTQLNTALVNAFNQQHVLTIVDNQDFVPVVLGAEEQAIDQVLEHTLVRANDSTYYKVGNFLSESLTKDFRTITAGKEGMYYPFNFQAENDQEQETIQKIQKVLKTSPGFDVNFTGSYFESRELIKELMLVLAITLALLYFILATQFESLTLPLIILLEIPLSMAGAFSFLWFFDMSLNLMSMIGIVVMCGIIINDSILKLDTIIQLQKNGYGLIRALLVAGQRRLKPILMTSLTTILALVPVLFAGGLGGELQAPLAIALIGGMLLGTLVSLYFIPLLYYFLTKNKQHAS from the coding sequence ATGGTACGTTTCCTTCTCTATAAACCCATTGCTGTCTTGATGACTACCCTTGCCATTATTATCTTAGGCTTGGTAGCCTGGCATTATATTCCGGTTTCCCTGATGCCCGATGCTGATATTCCAGAGGTAACGGTACAGATAAGTGCCGATATGTCTGCCAGGGAACTCGAAGGTGCCGTGGTTCGCCCCTTGCGTAACAGTCTGATGCGGGTAAACCATCTGGAAGATATCAAAAGCGAAACCAACAACGGGAGTGCTATCATTCGGTTAATTTTCGAGCATGGAAATAAGATTGATTATTCCTTTATAGAAGTTAATGAAAAAATAGACCGAGCCATGTCCGATTTACCTCGTGATATGGAACGACCGCGAGTTATTAAGGCCAGTGCTTCAGACATCCCAGTCTTTTATTTGAATTTAACCTTGAAAGATGATTTGAGCACTAAAGAAAAAGGGGAGATCAGTCAAAAATACATTGATTTTAATCGCTTTGTTAGTGGGGTAATACGGAAACGTATTGAGCAATTGCCAGAAGTAGCCATGATAGATATTAATGGGCTTATCGCTCCTGAGATACTTATAGTCCCGGATCATAACCAAATGCGGGCCCTGGGCATCGGGATTAACGACCTGGAAGCTGCTCTTAAAAGGCAAGATGTAGAAATTGGCAGTATCCTGGTAAAAGACAGCCAATACCAGTACAATTTGCGGATGGCCTTTAACCTGGAAAACATAAGAGGCATTGGCAACATCTACCTTAATATCAATGATCGGCTATTTCAGCTAAAAGATCTAGCCCAAATTCGGGAGCAACCCCAAAAACGTAGTGGGCTTGTCCTTTATAACAACCAGGAGGCCATTAGCATGGCCATCATAAAACAAGGGGATATACGAATGTCTGCATTAAAGGAGTCACTCAAGACTTCCATAGACCAGATGGAGCGTGACTACCCGGAGATTGCATTTAACATAGGGCGTGACCAGACCAAACTATTGGGGGAATCTATTGGAAACCTCGGTAGAGGCTTGTTTTGGGGCATTAGTCTTGCATTTTTAATCATGTTCTTTTTCCTCAAGGATTTTAGGTCCCCTCTTCTCATCGGAATTAGTGTACCGGTATCCCTGGTGGTGAGTCTGTTGTTCTTTTATCTACTGGACATTTCCATTAATATTATTTCCATTTCCGGTCTTATTTTGGGCACCGGACTTATGATAGATAATGCGATTATTGTGATAGATAATATAACCCAGTACAGGGAACGGGGACACTCTCTTTCCGTTTCTTGTGAAAAAGGCACCAATGAGGTTTTTAAACCTTTGTTGAGCGCTGTATTGACTACCTGTGCAGTTTTTGTGCCCCTTATTTTTCTTAGTGGAATGGCCGGAGCTTTATTTTACGATCAGGCCTTGGCTATAGGGATCGGACTGGTTGTTTCCCTATTAGTTTCTACTACCTTGCTTCCTGTGCTTTATCGACTTTTACATTTGAAAAATGCAAGTGGAGGGGTGACCTTATTCTCGAAAAACCTGAATGTCTGGGATTATGGAAGTCTCTATGAGAAAGGGTTTAGATTTGTGATGAGAAGACAAGCCATGATGGGATTGTTGTGTGTTCTATTTTTACTGGTTTCGGTCGGCTTGTTCTTACTACTTCCCAAACAAAAAATTCCTGAGCTTACCACGACTGAGAAAATATTTGCCATAGATTGGAACGAATCTCTGAATATTGAGGAAAATAAAAAAAGAGTAATGGAAATGGCCGGTGTGTGGCAAGAAGAAATTGATAATTACAATGCCCAGGTGGGGCAACAACAATTCCTGATGACCAAAGGGGCGCAGGCTACAACTTCAGAAGCTGAGATTTATGTCCAGGCCCATTCTCCTGGACAACTCAAAGAGGTTCAGCGAAAAGTTAATCATTTTTTACAGCGTTATCCCGGGGCGGTCATGGAAATGGAGGAAGTCGACAATATTTTCAACCTGATTTTTACGACAGGGGAAGCTCCTATTACTGCCAGAATTCAACCCACCGGACATGTTAGTTACCCTAATGGGCAATTAGAAACCTTATGGGGGAAGCTTCAAAAAGCTTTTCCAAATACTCCCATCGAGCCCCTTTCCTGGGAAGAGCAGATTACCTTAAAAGGAGATGCTGCTAAAATGGAATTGTATGGAATTACTCCAACGCAACTTAACACCGCTCTGGTGAATGCTTTTAATCAACAACATGTCTTGACGATAGTGGACAACCAGGACTTTGTACCGGTTGTTCTGGGTGCAGAAGAACAAGCCATTGACCAGGTACTGGAACATACCCTGGTAAGGGCTAATGACAGTACGTACTATAAAGTTGGGAACTTTCTAAGTGAGAGTTTGACTAAAGACTTTAGAACGATAACCGCAGGAAAAGAAGGAATGTATTATCCCTTTAATTTTCAAGCAGAAAATGACCAGGAACAAGAAACAATCCAGAAGATTCAAAAAGTTCTTAAAACGTCCCCGGGTTTTGATGTTAACTTTACAGGTAGCTATTTTGAAAGCCGTGAGCTTATAAAAGAGCTTATGTTAGTCCTGGCTATTACTCTGGCCCTTTTGTATTTTATATTAGCTACTCAGTTTGAATCTCTTACTTTACCCCTTATCATTTTATTGGAAATTCCACTTTCCATGGCTGGCGCCTTTTCTTTCTTATGGTTTTTTGACATGAGCTTGAATTTGATGTCTATGATAGGAATAGTGGTAATGTGTGGCATCATCATTAACGATTCCATATTAAAGTTAGATACCATTATTCAGTTACAAAAAAATGGCTATGGGTTAATAAGAGCCTTATTGGTGGCAGGTCAAAGACGGCTTAAACCAATTTTAATGACTAGTCTTACCACCATCCTGGCTTTGGTTCCTGTACTCTTTGCAGGGGGGCTCGGGGGAGAATTACAGGCTCCATTGGCCATTGCGCTAATCGGGGGAATGCTACTAGGTACGCTGGTAAGTCTTTATTTTATTCCATTACTCTATTATTTTTTGACAAAAAACAAGCAACATGCTTCATAA
- a CDS encoding efflux RND transporter periplasmic adaptor subunit, producing MKKIIIAIIIISCFNCTDIEKDNSQIIDKEQYVPEKNEVEIKVLQPQLFKKEILSNGKLVANQKTLMKFRVNGSLQSLAVENGDLVQKGQVLAELDPFEYQQALSNAEIGYKKAHLEFEDMLVGRGYDLSNRDSIPNNIYEMASIRSGYLQAKNQLENASADLEATRLRAPFTGKVADIQFKQYEQVSSGSRVLTLIDDRVFEVEFFLLESEVDQVSEGENVEILAFDSEQAYQGKINSINPIVEKNGMVKIKAQIKNDGKLLEGMNVKVRIQKAISDKLVVPKSAVILRQNQEVLFKYFSGKAFWTYVQTTGENSTSYSVVAHPDKSSASLKAGDTVIVTDNLNLAHDSEVEIKQKN from the coding sequence ATGAAAAAAATTATTATCGCTATTATAATTATTTCTTGTTTTAATTGCACTGATATTGAGAAGGATAACTCTCAAATAATTGATAAAGAGCAATACGTACCGGAGAAAAACGAAGTCGAAATAAAAGTGCTGCAACCCCAATTATTTAAAAAAGAAATTCTATCTAATGGTAAACTTGTTGCCAACCAAAAAACTTTAATGAAGTTTAGGGTAAATGGTTCTTTGCAAAGTCTGGCTGTGGAAAATGGAGATCTGGTTCAAAAAGGTCAGGTGCTGGCAGAACTGGACCCCTTTGAATACCAGCAGGCGCTTTCTAATGCGGAGATAGGGTATAAAAAAGCGCACCTAGAATTTGAAGATATGCTTGTAGGACGGGGCTATGACCTGTCCAACCGCGATAGTATTCCAAATAATATATATGAAATGGCCTCGATTCGTTCCGGCTATTTGCAAGCAAAAAATCAACTTGAAAATGCCAGTGCCGATTTGGAAGCTACTCGCTTGCGGGCACCCTTTACAGGGAAAGTGGCAGATATTCAGTTTAAACAGTACGAGCAGGTAAGTAGTGGAAGCCGGGTACTAACATTAATTGACGACAGGGTGTTTGAAGTTGAGTTTTTCCTACTCGAGTCCGAGGTAGACCAGGTAAGCGAGGGGGAAAATGTGGAAATTTTGGCTTTTGATTCCGAGCAAGCTTATCAAGGCAAAATCAATAGTATCAATCCGATTGTGGAAAAAAATGGAATGGTTAAAATAAAGGCCCAAATAAAGAATGATGGTAAACTTCTGGAAGGAATGAATGTAAAGGTGCGTATACAAAAAGCAATTTCTGATAAACTGGTAGTACCCAAAAGCGCTGTAATTCTTCGCCAAAATCAGGAGGTGTTGTTTAAATATTTCAGCGGTAAAGCTTTTTGGACTTATGTACAAACTACTGGAGAAAATAGTACATCTTATTCTGTTGTCGCTCATCCCGATAAAAGTAGTGCCAGTTTAAAGGCAGGGGATACAGTAATTGTCACAGACAACCTAAACTTAGCCCATGATAGTGAAGTGGAAATAAAACAAAAAAATTAG
- a CDS encoding BF3164 family lipoprotein: MKIKYLLLIVILSACKERGDNLKKSFKEIETIAIESQPVDIEENVSFSSMFKMVSVDNLIIVSEIRDPEYDLKIVNLNNGKVRKFAKRGKGPDEIKYRGVNFSIDYHTNQLYLIDGQSSLVYAVDSLKEGNNVPFKKFSIDKSAPRMRENIYCQNNIVGMLADEPQPGFGIYDIDSEEMSRMKIPSQDSLPKGTLNNQAFLINHPSDSLVAYFHYTSGICGILDLKNKEKIDIKSNFYWATTNKEIKSGNKTITAHNKEDERNGFIAATSDENYIYTLYSGKSMNVNSVKELTNAFLSNVVYVFDWEGRPIKKYQLDEEVRSITIDQKDNVLYAASYKNDNPQLIKFQL, encoded by the coding sequence ATGAAAATAAAATACCTCCTTTTAATTGTTATTTTATCCGCTTGTAAAGAACGAGGTGATAATCTCAAAAAGTCATTCAAGGAAATTGAAACAATAGCCATTGAATCACAGCCAGTGGATATCGAGGAGAATGTATCATTCTCGTCCATGTTTAAAATGGTAAGTGTGGATAATTTAATTATAGTAAGTGAAATTCGAGATCCTGAATACGATTTAAAAATTGTAAATCTTAATAACGGAAAGGTTCGAAAATTTGCTAAACGTGGTAAGGGGCCTGACGAAATAAAATATCGAGGAGTTAATTTTTCAATAGATTACCATACCAATCAACTATACCTAATTGATGGCCAATCTTCCCTAGTGTATGCCGTAGACAGTTTGAAAGAAGGAAATAATGTGCCTTTTAAAAAATTTTCTATTGACAAAAGTGCCCCAAGAATGAGAGAAAATATTTATTGCCAAAATAATATTGTTGGAATGTTGGCGGATGAACCACAACCTGGTTTCGGAATTTATGATATTGATAGTGAAGAAATGTCAAGGATGAAAATTCCCTCTCAAGACTCCTTACCTAAAGGGACCTTAAATAATCAAGCTTTTCTTATAAATCATCCTTCTGATAGCTTGGTTGCATACTTCCATTACACCTCTGGAATTTGCGGCATTTTGGATCTAAAAAATAAGGAAAAAATCGATATTAAAAGCAACTTCTATTGGGCCACAACAAATAAGGAAATTAAATCAGGAAATAAAACTATTACCGCTCATAATAAAGAAGATGAACGTAACGGATTTATTGCTGCAACATCAGATGAAAACTACATCTATACGCTCTATAGCGGCAAAAGTATGAATGTGAATTCTGTAAAAGAACTAACAAATGCTTTTTTATCCAATGTAGTATATGTATTTGACTGGGAAGGAAGACCTATAAAAAAATACCAACTAGATGAAGAAGTCAGATCCATTACGATAGATCAAAAAGATAACGTTTTGTATGCAGCATCTTATAAAAATGATAATCCTCAACTAATTAAATTTCAGCTTTAG